A stretch of the Panicum virgatum strain AP13 chromosome 9N, P.virgatum_v5, whole genome shotgun sequence genome encodes the following:
- the LOC120692009 gene encoding probable 2-oxoglutarate-dependent dioxygenase At5g05600 produces MTSCFNGGAGWPEPVVRVQAVSDTCGATIPERYVKPLSERPSLSPAAAGGAGGGPNIPVVDLSMPDADATSEAVAAACREWGFFQAVNHGVRPELLRSARAAWRGFFRQPAEVRERYANSPATYEGYGSRLGTAKGGPLDWGDYYFLHLLPPSLKSHDKWPSLPASLREATEEYGEEVVQLCRRVMRLLSTGLGLEAGRLQAAFGGEGGEGACMRVNFYPRCPQPELTLGVAAHSDPGGMTMLLVDDHVRGLQVRSPDAGKWITVDPVPDAFIFNIGDQIQVLSNAAYKSVEHRVAVSAAEERLSMAFFYNPRSDLPIAPMPELVAPGRPALYPEMTFDEYRVFIRQRGLAGKAQLQSLQAKATAAPADDPAAGGSPSSS; encoded by the exons ATGACTAGCTGCTtcaacggcggcgccggctggcCGGAGCCCGTGGTGCGCGTGCAGGCCGTGTCGGACACTTGCGGCGCTACGATCCCGGAGCGTTACGTGAAGCCCCTGTCGGAGCGGCCGTCGCTctcgccagccgccgccggtggcgccgGGGGCGGCCCGAACATCCCGGTGGTAGACCTGTCAATGCCGGACGCGGACGCGACGTCCGaagccgtggcggcggcgtgccgggAGTGGGGATTTTTCCAGGCGGTGAACCACGGCGTGCGCCCGGAGCTGCTGcgcagcgcgcgcgcggcgtggcgcggcttCTTCCGGCAGCCCGCGGAGGTGCGCGAGCGCTACGCGAACTCGCCGGCGACGTACGAGGGCTACGGCAGCCGCCTCGGCACCGCCAAGGGCGGCCCCCTCGACTGGGGCGACTACTACTTCCTCCACCTCCTGCCGCCGTCCCTCAAGAGCCACGACAAGTGGCCGTCCCTCCCTGCCTCGCTACG GGAGGCGACGGAGGAGTACGGCGAGGAGGTGGTGCAGCTGTGCCGGAGGGTGATGCGGCTGCTGTCGACGGGGCTGGGGCTGGAGGCCGGGAGGCTGCAGGCGGCGTTCGGCGGGGAGGGCGGCGAGGGGGCGTGCATGCGCGTTAACTTCTACCCGCGGTGCCCGCAGCCGGAGCTCACGCTCGGCGTGGCGGCGCACTCCGACCCCGGCGGCATGACCATGCTGCTGGTCGACGACCACGTCAGGGGCCTGCAGGTGAGGAGCCCCGACGCCGGCAAGTGGATCACCGTCGACCCCGTCCCCGATGCCTTCATCTTCAACATAGGCGACCAGATCCAG GTGCTGAGCAACGCGGCGTACAAGAGCGTGGAGCACCGGGTGGCGGtgagcgcggcggaggagcggctgTCGATGGCCTTCTTCTACAACCCGCGGAGCGACCTGCCGATCGCGCCGATGCCGGAGCTGGTGgcgcccggccgcccggcgcTGTACCCGGAGATGACGTTCGACGAGTACCGCGTCTTCATCCGGCAGCGGGGCCTGGCCGGCAAGGCGCAGCTCCAGTCGCTGCAGGCAAAGGCCACCGCCGCTCCTGCCGACGACCCAGCTGCCGgcggctcgccgtcctctagctAG